In a single window of the Hippoglossus hippoglossus isolate fHipHip1 chromosome 7, fHipHip1.pri, whole genome shotgun sequence genome:
- the fam131c gene encoding protein FAM131C isoform X2: MNLAAVFGFYVCFPTELHLPMTALQDQTEEEQPSTVKNPSNGNVPDKTGRYDIGELATSSLIGLVATIKDHITKPTAMAQGRVAHLIEWKGWGGGGEAGGRGGGWACGKGGGGWGAELQEDEQFYSQMTDEIKEARFAAGVAEQFALAEASMHVWSLNDNIDEPSTSLQAPSHFLSQFLLDGGSIGIPQHLYSIHTPAYGNSRAANLVPLPQVDPISPTSATQQDKDHHPFEDRSTVTAEAAVRHVDSSSLSEDDVFYN, from the exons ATGAATCTAGCAGCAGTGTTTGGTTTCTATGTGTGTTTCCCCACAGAGCTCCACCTTCCCATGACAGCACTGCAGGaccagacagaggaggagcagccatCCACTGTCAAG AATCCCTCCAACGGAAACGTGCCAGATAAAACCGGCCGCTACGACATCGGAGAGCTAGCCACTTCCTCTTTGATCG GTCTGGTGGCCACGATAAAGGACCATATCACCAAGCCGACAGCAATGGCTCAGGGGCGAGTCGCTCACCTGATTGAGTGGAAAGGTTGGGGCGGAGGCGGCGAGGCCGGGGGACGTGGAGGCGGCTGGGCATGtgggaaaggaggaggaggctggggggctgagctgcaggaggatgaacAATTCTACTCTCAAATGACGGACGAAATCAAGGAGGCTCGCTTCGCTGCAG GAGTGGCGGAGCAGTTTGCCCTGGCTGAGGCGTCTATGCATGTGTGGTCACTGAACGACAACATAGATGAGCCCTCCACCAGCTTACAAG CACCAAGCCACTTCTTGTCCCAGTTCCTGCTGGACGGAGGCAGCATCGGCATTCCCCAGCACCTGTACAGCATCCACACCCCGGCTTACGGCAACAGCAGGGCAGCCAACCTGGTCCCCCTGCCACAGGTCGACCCAATCTCCCCAACATCAGCCACTCAGCAGGACAAAGATCACCACCCTTTTGAGGACAGAAGCACTGTGACTGCAGAAGCTGCTGTCCGACACGTGGACAGCAGTTCGCTATCCGAGGACGATGTCTTTTATAACTAG
- the fam131c gene encoding protein FAM131C isoform X3 translates to MGACLCKGHKELHLPMTALQDQTEEEQPSTVKNPSNGNVPDKTGRYDIGELATSSLIGLVATIKDHITKPTAMAQGRVAHLIEWKGWGGGGEAGGRGGGWACGKGGGGWGAELQEDEQFYSQMTDEIKEARFAAGVAEQFALAEASMHVWSLNDNIDEPSTSLQAAPSHFLSQFLLDGGSIGIPQHLYSIHTPAYGNSRAANLVPLPQVDPISPTSATQQDKDHHPFEDRSTVTAEAAVRHVDSSSLSEDDVFYN, encoded by the exons ATGGGTGCCTGCCTCTGCAAAGGTCACAAAG AGCTCCACCTTCCCATGACAGCACTGCAGGaccagacagaggaggagcagccatCCACTGTCAAG AATCCCTCCAACGGAAACGTGCCAGATAAAACCGGCCGCTACGACATCGGAGAGCTAGCCACTTCCTCTTTGATCG GTCTGGTGGCCACGATAAAGGACCATATCACCAAGCCGACAGCAATGGCTCAGGGGCGAGTCGCTCACCTGATTGAGTGGAAAGGTTGGGGCGGAGGCGGCGAGGCCGGGGGACGTGGAGGCGGCTGGGCATGtgggaaaggaggaggaggctggggggctgagctgcaggaggatgaacAATTCTACTCTCAAATGACGGACGAAATCAAGGAGGCTCGCTTCGCTGCAG GAGTGGCGGAGCAGTTTGCCCTGGCTGAGGCGTCTATGCATGTGTGGTCACTGAACGACAACATAGATGAGCCCTCCACCAGCTTACAAG CAGCACCAAGCCACTTCTTGTCCCAGTTCCTGCTGGACGGAGGCAGCATCGGCATTCCCCAGCACCTGTACAGCATCCACACCCCGGCTTACGGCAACAGCAGGGCAGCCAACCTGGTCCCCCTGCCACAGGTCGACCCAATCTCCCCAACATCAGCCACTCAGCAGGACAAAGATCACCACCCTTTTGAGGACAGAAGCACTGTGACTGCAGAAGCTGCTGTCCGACACGTGGACAGCAGTTCGCTATCCGAGGACGATGTCTTTTATAACTAG
- the fam131c gene encoding protein FAM131C isoform X1, translating to MNLAAVFGFYVCFPTELHLPMTALQDQTEEEQPSTVKNPSNGNVPDKTGRYDIGELATSSLIGLVATIKDHITKPTAMAQGRVAHLIEWKGWGGGGEAGGRGGGWACGKGGGGWGAELQEDEQFYSQMTDEIKEARFAAGVAEQFALAEASMHVWSLNDNIDEPSTSLQAAPSHFLSQFLLDGGSIGIPQHLYSIHTPAYGNSRAANLVPLPQVDPISPTSATQQDKDHHPFEDRSTVTAEAAVRHVDSSSLSEDDVFYN from the exons ATGAATCTAGCAGCAGTGTTTGGTTTCTATGTGTGTTTCCCCACAGAGCTCCACCTTCCCATGACAGCACTGCAGGaccagacagaggaggagcagccatCCACTGTCAAG AATCCCTCCAACGGAAACGTGCCAGATAAAACCGGCCGCTACGACATCGGAGAGCTAGCCACTTCCTCTTTGATCG GTCTGGTGGCCACGATAAAGGACCATATCACCAAGCCGACAGCAATGGCTCAGGGGCGAGTCGCTCACCTGATTGAGTGGAAAGGTTGGGGCGGAGGCGGCGAGGCCGGGGGACGTGGAGGCGGCTGGGCATGtgggaaaggaggaggaggctggggggctgagctgcaggaggatgaacAATTCTACTCTCAAATGACGGACGAAATCAAGGAGGCTCGCTTCGCTGCAG GAGTGGCGGAGCAGTTTGCCCTGGCTGAGGCGTCTATGCATGTGTGGTCACTGAACGACAACATAGATGAGCCCTCCACCAGCTTACAAG CAGCACCAAGCCACTTCTTGTCCCAGTTCCTGCTGGACGGAGGCAGCATCGGCATTCCCCAGCACCTGTACAGCATCCACACCCCGGCTTACGGCAACAGCAGGGCAGCCAACCTGGTCCCCCTGCCACAGGTCGACCCAATCTCCCCAACATCAGCCACTCAGCAGGACAAAGATCACCACCCTTTTGAGGACAGAAGCACTGTGACTGCAGAAGCTGCTGTCCGACACGTGGACAGCAGTTCGCTATCCGAGGACGATGTCTTTTATAACTAG